One window of the Carnobacterium maltaromaticum DSM 20342 genome contains the following:
- a CDS encoding CPBP family intramembrane glutamic endopeptidase — protein MERGNDDFPFYQDASSPLNFKGMLIIILSSLIGFMLFTTTNIPFIAPFLNVIFPLGAFIFVTKNQWTKIFRKLVPNDGLVIIGTLVANIVITFMIGLLVTTITGTGDANPASTQFDGNFSHAVPFFLKTIPMLFGEELLTILPFLIILKLGVQQFNLSRKSSLLLAWLLTSLIFASLHFPTYNWNILQTVLTIGTARLILTFSYIKTKNIWVSFIVHLLNDWVLFGLAFLASTR, from the coding sequence TTGGAACGAGGAAACGATGATTTCCCCTTTTACCAAGATGCTTCATCTCCGCTAAATTTTAAAGGTATGTTGATTATTATTCTGTCATCATTAATTGGTTTCATGCTTTTTACAACAACTAACATCCCTTTTATTGCACCATTTTTAAATGTTATTTTTCCGCTAGGTGCATTCATTTTTGTTACTAAAAATCAATGGACGAAAATTTTCCGAAAACTAGTTCCAAATGATGGTTTAGTTATCATTGGAACACTAGTTGCAAATATCGTCATTACTTTTATGATTGGCCTACTTGTGACAACTATAACGGGAACTGGTGATGCTAATCCAGCATCTACACAATTTGATGGGAATTTCTCTCATGCTGTACCTTTTTTCTTGAAAACAATCCCGATGCTCTTCGGTGAAGAATTACTGACAATCCTGCCATTTTTAATTATCTTAAAGTTAGGTGTTCAACAATTTAATCTTAGTCGAAAATCTAGTCTACTTTTAGCTTGGTTATTAACCTCTCTAATATTTGCATCTTTACATTTTCCAACTTATAATTGGAACATTCTTCAAACTGTATTGACTATTGGAACAGCTCGCTTAATTTTAACTTTCTCTTATATCAAAACAAAAAATATTTGGGTTTCGTTTATTGTTCATCTTTTAAATGATTGGGTTCTATTTGGGTTAGCTTTTCTAGCCAGCACTCGTTAA
- a CDS encoding DUF1761 domain-containing protein, whose translation MNLLLTLGASILAFFIGALWYTVFFGKSWIIESGMTEEKIKEQGGAGISMVSTLVMEILVAFLVTYLIRQTNLPIMTSGLLITGIAILSSLKNYVFEKKSIKLILINESYKAVCILIMSASVFFFN comes from the coding sequence ATGAATTTACTACTAACACTTGGTGCCAGTATTCTTGCCTTTTTTATTGGAGCACTTTGGTACACTGTCTTTTTTGGAAAAAGCTGGATAATTGAATCTGGTATGACCGAGGAAAAAATTAAGGAGCAAGGCGGAGCTGGAATTTCAATGGTTTCTACTTTAGTTATGGAAATTCTAGTTGCTTTCTTAGTAACCTATTTAATTAGACAAACAAATCTGCCAATTATGACCAGTGGACTTTTAATTACGGGTATTGCTATTTTATCTTCTTTAAAGAATTATGTTTTTGAAAAGAAATCGATTAAACTTATTTTGATTAATGAAAGTTATAAGGCTGTTTGCATCTTAATCATGTCTGCTAGCGTCTTCTTTTTTAATTAA
- a CDS encoding GNAT family N-acetyltransferase — translation MKIELKIVEVTNPDFEELVTELNAFFDQQWGDIAANYQEHHNLAKMKQAIVAYVDGKPVGCGCWKLLTEDSLTGEIKRMYVKEESRGLGIAANLLQKLEESIADEGYHEAVLETGADMLGTIKFYEKQGYRLIPNYGEFVNDEVCVCMKKEFSR, via the coding sequence ATGAAAATAGAATTAAAGATTGTGGAAGTAACAAATCCTGATTTTGAAGAATTAGTGACTGAATTAAATGCTTTTTTTGATCAACAATGGGGAGACATTGCAGCAAACTATCAAGAGCATCATAATTTAGCTAAAATGAAGCAAGCGATTGTGGCATATGTTGACGGAAAACCAGTTGGATGCGGCTGTTGGAAATTATTAACAGAAGATTCTTTAACTGGTGAAATTAAACGGATGTATGTCAAAGAAGAATCTCGTGGTTTAGGCATAGCGGCTAATTTATTACAAAAATTGGAAGAATCAATTGCGGATGAAGGATATCATGAAGCTGTTTTAGAGACAGGCGCAGATATGCTAGGTACGATTAAATTTTATGAAAAACAAGGGTACCGTTTAATTCCTAATTATGGCGAATTTGTCAATGATGAAGTGTGTGTCTGCATGAAAAAAGAGTTTAGCCGTTAG
- a CDS encoding helix-turn-helix transcriptional regulator: MIILGAKLKNARIAKGLSQKELAEGICTQATISQMENHNKVPTMSIFVDICKRLEISQAEITSDDDSEINHTIFLEVSLLCKQYKFIEAHERLTKSIKIHELKSNSNKKKYYYFLGLTYLFGLANDDEALFYFNLGLTLQSKELTVIDLLLTNGIGRVYEIKKEYEKARIYFDKSILDISKLKVPVDTILVELISLYFNTAKFYKNYQRYSTAIEFLEKGIQLSRTYSNYYLLEFILYEKGVNLYLLENKVSEEVRKLYTLAYSFSLINSNALLLETIEQDAKNYGIQATQFF; encoded by the coding sequence ATGATAATTTTAGGTGCTAAGCTGAAAAATGCAAGGATAGCCAAAGGATTGTCACAAAAAGAACTAGCTGAAGGTATATGTACACAAGCAACAATTAGTCAGATGGAAAATCATAATAAGGTACCAACAATGAGTATTTTTGTTGATATTTGTAAACGATTAGAAATTTCGCAAGCAGAAATTACTTCTGATGATGATTCTGAAATAAATCACACTATTTTTTTAGAAGTTTCTCTGCTATGTAAACAATATAAATTTATTGAAGCCCATGAGCGTTTAACTAAATCAATAAAGATTCACGAATTAAAAAGTAATAGTAACAAAAAGAAATATTATTACTTTTTAGGCCTTACGTATCTTTTTGGTTTAGCCAACGATGATGAGGCTCTTTTTTATTTTAATTTAGGTTTGACATTGCAGTCGAAGGAGTTAACGGTAATCGATTTATTACTAACAAATGGAATTGGAAGGGTCTATGAAATCAAAAAAGAATATGAAAAAGCTCGTATTTACTTTGATAAATCGATACTGGATATTTCCAAACTTAAAGTTCCAGTAGATACGATTTTAGTGGAGCTGATTTCTTTATATTTTAATACGGCTAAATTTTATAAAAATTATCAACGTTACTCAACAGCTATTGAGTTTTTAGAAAAAGGAATTCAATTATCTAGAACCTATTCAAACTATTATTTACTGGAATTCATTTTATATGAAAAAGGCGTTAATTTGTATCTACTAGAAAATAAAGTCTCAGAAGAAGTCAGAAAACTTTATACACTTGCTTATTCATTCAGTTTAATTAATTCTAATGCTCTCTTACTTGAAACAATTGAACAAGATGCAAAGAATTATGGGATTCAGGCAACTCAATTCTTTTAA
- a CDS encoding osmoprotectant ABC transporter substrate-binding protein, translating to MKVNKKLKLILSLFFVLLLTSSCTLPGLGNGKSSEGVIRVTGGVTSESQILASLVGGMIEHDLNQPVEIINNLASANINHQALLGGDADIAAARYSGTDLTTLLQLPAEKDPKKAYDIVKKEFAKRYNHVYFPSYGFANTFAFMVTKETAEKYKLKTISDLAAVANKLEAGVDTTWAKREGDGYPDFVKAYGFDFKRVYPMQIGLVYDALAAGKMDVVLGYSTDGRIGSYNLQILEDDRQFFPPYDASLVATKEILEKYPKLTPVLERLDGKITTETMQKLNYQVDNNLLEPSIVAKKYLEEQNYFEE from the coding sequence GTGAAGGTAAATAAAAAATTGAAATTAATTTTGTCACTATTTTTTGTTTTGTTACTTACAAGTTCCTGTACATTACCAGGGCTTGGCAATGGAAAAAGCAGTGAGGGAGTGATTCGCGTCACAGGTGGAGTAACTTCAGAATCGCAAATTTTAGCCAGTCTAGTTGGTGGAATGATCGAACATGATTTAAATCAACCTGTTGAGATTATTAATAACCTTGCTTCCGCAAACATTAATCACCAAGCTTTATTAGGAGGCGATGCCGATATAGCTGCTGCTCGATATAGTGGTACAGATCTGACAACATTATTGCAACTCCCTGCTGAAAAAGATCCTAAAAAAGCTTATGATATCGTCAAAAAAGAGTTCGCAAAACGCTACAACCATGTGTATTTTCCCTCTTACGGTTTTGCAAATACGTTTGCTTTCATGGTGACCAAGGAAACTGCTGAAAAATACAAGTTGAAAACCATTAGTGATCTAGCTGCTGTTGCCAATAAACTTGAAGCTGGTGTCGATACAACTTGGGCCAAAAGAGAAGGCGATGGGTATCCAGACTTTGTTAAAGCCTATGGATTTGATTTCAAACGAGTTTATCCAATGCAGATTGGACTTGTATATGATGCCTTAGCTGCTGGGAAAATGGATGTAGTTCTAGGTTATTCAACAGATGGTCGGATTGGAAGTTACAATTTGCAAATCTTAGAAGATGATCGTCAATTTTTCCCACCCTATGATGCGAGCTTAGTTGCAACCAAAGAAATACTAGAAAAATATCCAAAATTAACACCCGTATTAGAACGATTAGATGGCAAAATTACTACTGAAACGATGCAGAAATTAAATTATCAAGTCGATAACAATTTGTTAGAACCAAGCATTGTAGCAAAAAAATATTTAGAAGAGCAAAATTATTTTGAAGAGTAA
- a CDS encoding Rgg/GadR/MutR family transcriptional regulator, translating into MSSYGETIRKIRLDKGISQKALYTGILSKSYAIEFEKGKHEISLKRIEQILDQLIVPLDEFLFIYRGYSLSEKEWFSARYAEYGNSNNLTGLYSLLKEYEHRKDSLSEIRSAEIRSRIRQLNEFNQERHYKKSAILAEDQLIIQQYLSNLESWTLHEIQLFANTLDFIDYQQKAAYFKALTPSFEKYRNYDRGKQILCGFLTNVIYELIQDNELLLAEHLVNELHSLSTQLTEIFFKIVAKFYQGLIFIGQLNKEKGQAMTQEAIGILLALDQNHQAKLFEVIATDFSEKIKAAHEC; encoded by the coding sequence ATGTCATCATATGGGGAAACAATTCGTAAGATTCGTTTAGATAAAGGGATTAGTCAGAAAGCACTTTATACTGGAATTTTATCTAAATCATATGCAATTGAATTTGAAAAAGGGAAGCATGAAATTTCTTTAAAACGGATTGAACAGATTTTAGACCAATTAATCGTCCCATTAGATGAATTTTTATTTATTTATCGAGGGTACTCTTTGTCCGAAAAGGAATGGTTTAGTGCACGATATGCAGAGTATGGCAACTCCAATAATCTAACTGGTCTATACTCTTTACTTAAAGAATACGAACATCGAAAAGATTCGTTAAGTGAGATACGATCCGCAGAAATTCGCTCTCGTATTAGGCAATTAAATGAATTCAACCAAGAGAGACATTATAAAAAAAGTGCGATTTTAGCTGAAGATCAGTTGATAATTCAGCAGTATTTATCAAATTTAGAATCATGGACACTGCATGAAATTCAGCTCTTTGCTAATACCCTAGATTTTATTGACTATCAACAAAAAGCCGCCTATTTTAAAGCGTTAACTCCATCATTTGAGAAATACCGGAACTATGATCGTGGAAAACAGATTTTATGCGGATTCTTAACAAACGTCATTTATGAACTAATCCAAGACAATGAACTTTTATTAGCTGAACATTTAGTAAACGAACTTCATTCCCTTAGTACACAACTTACTGAAATTTTCTTTAAGATAGTAGCTAAATTTTATCAAGGATTAATTTTTATCGGACAATTAAATAAGGAAAAAGGCCAAGCTATGACTCAAGAAGCTATTGGAATTCTCTTAGCGCTGGATCAAAATCATCAAGCCAAATTATTTGAAGTAATCGCAACGGATTTTAGTGAAAAAATAAAAGCAGCTCACGAATGTTAG